From Humibacter ginsenosidimutans, a single genomic window includes:
- a CDS encoding GH92 family glycosyl hydrolase: MKSPRSSSLRRVRARIAGCVATAVVAGLISVPATTVPALADPVSDPTALVNPFIGTQVGSNAQTETPYGDTSPGATLPFGMVQFNPTTYNTKGGSNTNMGGYEYDADQLKGFSMNRVSGTGCAGRYGAEDFPILPYAGALSGGALTVSPKDDVKAFYSGFSHDGESASPGQYSVTLASGIKAELTATTRAGVGRFSFPTTGDSQTLVFDAAGSVNGSEGSTVTVDGNTISGSTRVQATCKQGAYYNAYFWATFDKTPTASGVWQGSTVTAGGTSGSSADANGTGAYVAFAPGDTVTVTVGLSYVSVAGAEQNAKTEVGDKTWDQIADAAHDTWKSTLGQVAVSGGDKAQLTTFYTALYHSLLHPNVTEDVDGRYAGYDGSIHALASGQKHEYATYSGWDIYRDEAQLIGLLFPRRASDMNESILHLAQQAGWYNWPMLGAAQNKMNGDSLDIVMAELDAFGGTGFDRADAVKSMVAAQSLPATASKRENAFQDAALGFIAENSGGSDHTSDTLEYALDDFAIAQLAKEQGDTASYTLFSQRAQAWQNVYFPGKNAVAPRSKNGFDTGFNLDGSGGNEFIEASGTQYGWLVPQNVSSLVAKKGGAVRFGADLDKFFTQLNAGNSSAYAYLSNEISDQTPWLYNWIGEPNKTQDVVQRARAQLWSDNTPTGIAGNDDLGATSAWYVWASLGMFPALYGRSELVVNGPSFPSVTITSDNGRSYSISAPGASSINRYVKAMSLDGTARSASWLPESFAQNGGTLTFTMASTPGTWGTGAKDVPPSFSQGQAAYNNVGISDDGAASTASFDASNNSYSASALKAAGVTPGSTLSLSGAGAGITFTWPDVPSGQADNWIPAGQTVDLGGMRYSKIAFLGTATNGPSTGYAAVNYTDGTHQVVNVSFADWTSGSVPDGDVSVLTTSHRNSQSGNADTTKASVYASKPAVLDGSKKVASVTLPRATTAGIMHIFAVGTAGASAKGLQASGEDSLPTAVHGAPFGATLAIVSGGAAASAGDYKATVDWGDGTPASNDVAVTPGDAEGSYIVYGWHTFAAVGEHTATVTVSDGTSTKTLTTKVAVK; the protein is encoded by the coding sequence ATGAAGTCACCTCGCAGCAGCAGCCTCCGAAGGGTGCGTGCGCGGATCGCCGGATGCGTCGCCACCGCCGTCGTCGCGGGGCTGATCTCCGTGCCCGCGACGACGGTCCCAGCACTCGCCGACCCCGTGAGCGACCCGACAGCGTTGGTCAATCCGTTCATCGGCACCCAGGTCGGCTCCAATGCCCAGACGGAGACGCCTTACGGTGATACCTCCCCTGGCGCGACGCTGCCGTTCGGAATGGTGCAGTTCAATCCGACGACGTACAACACCAAGGGCGGCTCGAACACCAACATGGGCGGCTACGAGTACGACGCCGATCAGCTCAAGGGCTTCTCCATGAATCGGGTCTCGGGAACCGGATGCGCCGGTCGCTACGGCGCTGAGGACTTTCCGATCCTTCCCTACGCGGGAGCCCTCTCCGGCGGTGCACTCACCGTGTCGCCCAAGGACGACGTCAAGGCGTTCTACTCCGGCTTCTCCCATGACGGCGAGAGTGCCAGTCCAGGGCAGTACAGCGTCACACTCGCCAGCGGCATCAAGGCCGAGCTGACCGCCACGACGCGGGCGGGCGTCGGAAGGTTCAGCTTTCCGACCACGGGCGACTCGCAAACCTTGGTCTTCGACGCGGCGGGCTCCGTGAACGGCAGCGAGGGCAGCACCGTGACCGTCGACGGGAACACCATCTCGGGGAGCACGCGCGTGCAGGCCACCTGCAAGCAGGGCGCCTACTACAACGCCTACTTCTGGGCGACGTTCGACAAGACACCGACCGCGTCCGGCGTCTGGCAGGGCAGCACCGTGACCGCCGGCGGCACCTCGGGGTCGTCTGCCGACGCGAACGGAACGGGCGCCTACGTGGCGTTCGCGCCCGGCGACACCGTCACCGTCACCGTGGGCCTTTCCTACGTGAGTGTGGCCGGTGCCGAGCAGAACGCCAAGACCGAAGTGGGCGACAAGACCTGGGACCAGATCGCTGACGCAGCCCACGACACGTGGAAGAGCACGCTCGGCCAGGTCGCCGTCAGCGGAGGGGACAAGGCGCAGCTGACGACTTTCTACACGGCGCTGTACCACTCGCTTCTTCATCCCAACGTGACGGAGGACGTCGACGGCCGGTATGCCGGATACGACGGGAGCATCCACGCGCTGGCGTCAGGGCAGAAGCACGAGTATGCCACCTACTCGGGCTGGGACATCTACCGTGACGAGGCGCAGCTGATCGGCCTGCTGTTCCCCCGCCGTGCTTCGGACATGAACGAGTCGATCCTTCACCTCGCCCAGCAGGCCGGTTGGTACAACTGGCCGATGCTGGGCGCAGCTCAGAACAAGATGAACGGCGACTCGCTCGACATCGTGATGGCTGAACTCGATGCGTTCGGCGGAACAGGCTTCGATCGCGCCGACGCAGTCAAGAGCATGGTCGCAGCCCAGTCCCTGCCCGCCACAGCGAGCAAGCGCGAGAACGCGTTCCAGGATGCCGCCCTCGGCTTCATCGCCGAGAACTCCGGTGGCAGCGACCACACCTCCGACACGCTGGAGTACGCACTGGACGACTTCGCGATCGCGCAGCTCGCGAAAGAGCAGGGCGACACCGCCTCGTACACGCTGTTCTCGCAACGGGCTCAGGCTTGGCAGAACGTGTACTTCCCCGGCAAGAACGCCGTCGCCCCGAGATCGAAAAACGGTTTCGACACCGGATTCAACCTCGACGGGTCGGGTGGCAACGAATTCATCGAGGCGTCGGGAACGCAGTACGGCTGGCTGGTTCCGCAGAACGTCTCGTCGCTCGTGGCGAAGAAGGGGGGCGCGGTGCGGTTCGGAGCCGACCTCGACAAGTTCTTCACCCAGCTCAACGCGGGCAACTCGAGCGCATATGCCTATCTCAGCAACGAGATCTCGGATCAGACCCCTTGGCTCTACAACTGGATCGGCGAGCCGAACAAGACCCAGGACGTCGTGCAGCGGGCACGAGCGCAGCTGTGGAGCGACAACACCCCGACGGGCATCGCGGGCAATGACGACCTCGGCGCGACCAGCGCCTGGTACGTCTGGGCGTCGCTGGGGATGTTCCCCGCCCTCTACGGTCGCTCGGAGCTGGTCGTGAACGGCCCATCGTTCCCGAGCGTGACCATCACGAGCGACAACGGACGCAGCTATTCCATCTCCGCGCCCGGCGCCTCCTCCATCAACCGTTACGTGAAGGCGATGAGCCTCGACGGCACGGCACGCAGCGCCAGCTGGCTTCCGGAGTCGTTCGCGCAGAACGGCGGCACCCTAACGTTCACGATGGCGTCGACGCCCGGCACGTGGGGCACCGGCGCGAAGGACGTCCCCCCATCGTTCTCGCAGGGCCAGGCGGCATACAACAACGTCGGGATCTCCGACGACGGCGCGGCATCGACGGCGAGCTTCGACGCGTCGAACAACTCGTACTCGGCGAGTGCGCTCAAGGCCGCCGGCGTGACACCCGGTTCGACGCTGTCGCTGAGCGGAGCTGGTGCAGGCATCACCTTCACCTGGCCCGATGTCCCCTCCGGGCAGGCCGACAACTGGATCCCGGCGGGACAGACCGTCGACCTCGGCGGCATGCGGTACTCGAAGATCGCGTTCCTCGGCACGGCGACGAACGGGCCGTCCACCGGCTACGCCGCGGTCAACTACACGGATGGCACCCACCAGGTGGTGAACGTGTCGTTCGCCGATTGGACCTCAGGCAGCGTGCCGGACGGTGACGTCAGCGTGCTGACGACATCGCATCGCAACAGCCAGTCGGGCAATGCCGACACGACGAAGGCGTCGGTGTACGCCAGCAAACCTGCCGTCCTCGACGGGTCGAAGAAGGTGGCGAGCGTGACGCTTCCGCGAGCGACCACCGCCGGCATCATGCACATCTTCGCGGTCGGCACCGCGGGCGCGAGCGCGAAGGGCCTCCAGGCATCCGGCGAGGACAGCCTTCCGACGGCGGTGCACGGCGCTCCGTTCGGCGCCACCCTCGCCATCGTCTCTGGCGGTGCCGCGGCATCCGCCGGCGACTACAAGGCCACCGTCGACTGGGGCGACGGCACCCCGGCGTCGAACGACGTCGCCGTCACGCCGGGCGACGCCGAAGGGAGCTACATCGTCTATGGCTGGCACACGTTCGCCGCGGTCGGCGAGCACACGGCCACCGTGACAGTGAGCGATGGGACGAGCACCAAGACCCTGACGACGAAGGTGGCGGTGAAGTAG
- a CDS encoding phospholipase C yields the protein MSNAAWRRSVGGAAATLLAGAALCGMSAPAFAAADGASDTTTPIKHVVVIFDENISFDHYFGTYPKAANTDGTTFTGAADTPSANTLVSAGLLAANPNQYTPKRLSQAEAVTCDQNHAYPAEQRAEDDGKMDLFVQNTSSDTCTGEYGSPGLAMDYYDGNTVTALWNYAQNYAMSDNNWDSIFGQSTPGAIDLVSGQTHGAVATDPTTGDVLPTSSVIQSPNADGVGSLISDPDPAYDDCSNNDHTSTSAVAHMQGKNIGDLLNAKNVTWGWFQGGFAPSTKWDGKDGDYARCDSTTANTVGTASKDYSPHHNPFSYYKSTSNPHHLAPTSEAMIGHTDRANHNYDLTDFASALKHDNLPAVSFLKAPEAQDAHAGYSDPLDEQKFLVEQINAIQESSSWSSTAIVVTYDDSDGWYDHVAPTIVNGSNDSKNDSSICTAKASSIAGGYQDRCGPSQRLPLLVISPFSKQNAIDHAAIEQTSVLRFIEDNWSTGRIGDDSFDERAGDLTGMFDFAHPQQRAVLLAADGSVSAVVPMSISASGHGDGNSPGDGTDPGGGSTTGGGHGGSSPSTGGSSATGSSVSALAATGLSIGSLVVLAALLVGGGLVLRARKRKKDGSEA from the coding sequence ATGTCCAACGCAGCATGGCGTCGAAGCGTCGGAGGCGCCGCAGCGACTCTGCTTGCCGGAGCCGCGCTCTGCGGCATGTCGGCACCGGCCTTCGCCGCCGCCGATGGTGCCAGTGATACGACGACGCCCATCAAGCACGTCGTCGTGATCTTCGACGAGAACATCTCGTTCGATCACTACTTCGGCACCTACCCGAAAGCGGCCAACACCGATGGGACGACCTTCACCGGTGCAGCCGACACCCCGAGCGCGAACACGCTCGTGAGCGCGGGGCTGCTCGCGGCCAACCCCAATCAGTACACGCCCAAGCGTCTGTCGCAGGCCGAGGCCGTGACCTGCGATCAGAATCACGCATATCCGGCGGAGCAGAGGGCCGAAGACGACGGAAAGATGGACCTGTTCGTGCAGAACACGAGTTCGGACACCTGCACCGGCGAATACGGCAGCCCCGGGCTCGCGATGGACTACTACGACGGCAACACGGTCACCGCGCTCTGGAACTATGCCCAGAACTACGCGATGAGCGACAACAACTGGGACTCCATCTTCGGCCAGTCGACACCGGGAGCCATCGACCTCGTGTCAGGGCAGACGCACGGGGCTGTGGCGACCGATCCGACGACCGGTGACGTGCTGCCCACGTCGTCGGTGATCCAGTCGCCGAACGCGGACGGCGTGGGCAGCCTGATCTCCGACCCGGATCCCGCCTACGACGACTGCTCGAACAACGACCACACGTCGACCTCCGCCGTGGCGCACATGCAGGGCAAGAACATCGGCGATCTGCTCAACGCCAAGAACGTCACCTGGGGCTGGTTCCAGGGAGGGTTCGCTCCGAGCACGAAGTGGGACGGAAAGGACGGCGACTACGCCAGGTGCGACTCGACGACCGCCAACACGGTCGGCACCGCCTCGAAGGACTACTCGCCGCACCACAATCCGTTCTCGTACTACAAGTCGACGTCGAATCCGCATCACCTGGCACCGACGTCCGAGGCGATGATCGGCCACACCGACCGGGCCAATCACAACTACGACCTGACCGACTTCGCCAGTGCGCTGAAGCACGACAACCTTCCCGCTGTGTCGTTCCTGAAGGCACCGGAGGCGCAGGATGCCCACGCCGGCTACTCCGACCCGCTGGACGAGCAGAAGTTCCTCGTCGAGCAGATCAATGCGATCCAGGAGTCGTCATCGTGGTCGAGCACGGCGATCGTGGTCACGTACGACGACTCTGACGGGTGGTACGACCACGTGGCGCCCACGATCGTGAACGGCTCGAACGACTCGAAGAACGACTCCTCGATCTGCACGGCGAAGGCATCCTCCATCGCCGGCGGATATCAGGATCGCTGCGGACCGAGTCAGCGCCTGCCGCTGCTCGTCATCTCGCCGTTCTCGAAGCAGAACGCGATCGATCACGCCGCGATCGAGCAGACATCGGTCTTGAGGTTCATCGAGGACAACTGGTCGACGGGTCGCATCGGCGATGACTCGTTCGATGAGAGGGCCGGCGACCTGACCGGCATGTTCGACTTCGCGCATCCACAGCAGCGTGCAGTTCTGCTGGCGGCCGACGGATCCGTTTCTGCTGTCGTGCCGATGTCGATCTCCGCGAGCGGCCATGGAGACGGCAACAGCCCAGGGGACGGCACCGATCCGGGTGGCGGCTCGACCACAGGAGGCGGCCACGGCGGCTCGAGCCCCTCGACCGGAGGGAGCTCCGCCACAGGGTCGAGCGTGTCGGCCCTCGCCGCCACCGGACTCTCGATCGGGTCCCTCGTGGTGCTGGCCGCCCTCCTGGTCGGTGGCGGCCTCGTGCTCCGGGCACGCAAGCGCAAGAAGGACGGGAGCGAAGCATGA
- a CDS encoding GH92 family glycosyl hydrolase: MLGALAALIGLVAMPLVTTATAAHADPAYVSDPASYVNTLNGTGSGGANVGSINNFPGPATPFGMVQFSPDTTNTYAGYSHDNSTLKGFSLTHASVGCTAFGDIPILPTTGAVGSTPWTTTATIAHDSSEVGSPGYYAADLTNSGIKAELTASTRTGLATFTFPSGATSNLFVRPGASINGDSAAALSTVDDQTVTGSATTGGFCGKNNSYTVYFAMKFDTPFASTGTWNESSVSASSTSVDSPHAGAYYTFPAGTTTLHVKVSLSYVSTAGALANMQAEVPGFDAAALRAQTAQEWNDALGKVKVAGQNQDDLKTFYTSLYRSMLHPNTFNDVDGRYIGFDGTTYSVPSGHTQYANFSDWDTYRSLAPLQAMLFPDRASDMAQSLVNDAEQSGSFPRWELANASTGQMTGDSETALISSLYAFGAKDFDTSTALNYMVKGATDGGTGLNGYVERPGLATYLKDGYAPQTKDFQADHAIAGASVTLEWSVDDFAIGRFASALGQTDIGSQFQTRGQNWQNLFNPTTGYISPRSASGQFADGPGYVTPGSGQFGQAGFDEGNAAQYLWLVPQNVAGLTTALGGDAAVADRLDSFFTQLNVGPNEPYMWAGNEPNFQTPWLYNYVGQPWKTQQVVDRIRTTLFSDSPDGEPGNDDLGAQSSWYVWAALGLYPTTPGTDLLTVNTPTFDQEELDLSGGRTITISANGASTGSRYISGLSVNGSAQQKTYLPESVLAKGGDVDFTLSSTHDTSWGTAPDDAPPSFADGSASFVANASPSLVSATPGSAATIMVAAQRLTGSDDSYTVAVTAPAGLSAGSIPVGRFDTSGAGTTPITLTAAKSTPNGYYTVDVAVTSGSRTVHASVTVKVARTFSMAAAANTVGTASESDTGVGDFDAAGNSYSREQLASVGLAPGATGKVGSLHFTWPSSPEGAPDAVNPTGQTIDLQGEVHSIAFIGAGINGGASDTAVATLDDGSTMPVDFSFGDWVLPTSDGSPAFGNSVVAKMSHRNAVTQVQGAYLFATTPATAPDGRTIVSVQFPTDSKERVFAIATDVAPATNTATQLTTSAASVASGSSLTLTAKLTPAQAAGSVEFFDGGASLGDAVVKNGSATLAVKPKSTGEHDYLASFSPSDDTAFIASSSAVVPVTVTGATPPPHRATLTVSESSVPAGGSLSVSGTGFAADSEVAMTLHSQPLGLGTATTNGDGSFVTTVTIPSQTAPGKHTLEAATSDGVAVSVEVTVTAKGTAATGGPSSATSNLAETGSSGIVELAFAALLTIALGSVALIVTSRVRRRRRTV; encoded by the coding sequence ATGCTGGGTGCGCTGGCGGCATTGATCGGCCTGGTGGCGATGCCGCTCGTGACGACCGCCACCGCAGCACACGCGGATCCCGCCTATGTGAGCGATCCGGCCTCGTACGTCAACACGCTGAACGGCACGGGAAGCGGCGGTGCGAACGTCGGCAGCATCAACAACTTCCCCGGCCCCGCGACTCCGTTCGGCATGGTGCAGTTCTCGCCGGACACCACGAACACCTACGCCGGCTACTCACACGACAACAGCACGCTGAAAGGCTTCAGCCTGACGCACGCCTCTGTCGGATGCACCGCATTCGGCGACATCCCGATCCTGCCGACCACCGGCGCTGTCGGATCGACGCCGTGGACGACGACGGCCACCATCGCGCACGACAGCAGCGAGGTCGGATCGCCAGGGTACTACGCCGCCGACCTGACGAACTCGGGGATCAAGGCCGAGCTGACGGCATCGACTCGCACCGGGCTCGCGACGTTCACATTCCCCTCGGGGGCCACGTCCAACCTCTTCGTCCGTCCGGGCGCCTCGATCAACGGCGATTCCGCTGCCGCACTGTCCACCGTCGACGACCAGACAGTGACGGGCTCGGCGACGACCGGCGGCTTCTGCGGCAAGAACAACAGCTACACCGTCTACTTCGCGATGAAGTTCGACACACCCTTCGCGTCGACCGGCACGTGGAACGAGTCGAGCGTGAGCGCCTCGAGCACGTCGGTCGACTCGCCGCACGCCGGCGCGTATTACACCTTCCCTGCTGGTACGACGACGTTGCACGTGAAGGTATCGCTGTCGTACGTCAGCACCGCCGGCGCGCTCGCCAACATGCAGGCGGAGGTCCCGGGCTTCGATGCGGCAGCGCTGCGTGCGCAGACCGCGCAGGAATGGAACGACGCACTCGGCAAGGTCAAAGTCGCCGGGCAGAACCAGGACGACCTGAAGACCTTCTACACGTCGCTGTATCGAAGCATGCTGCACCCGAACACGTTCAACGACGTCGACGGGCGCTACATCGGATTCGACGGCACGACCTATTCCGTGCCCTCCGGGCACACGCAATACGCCAACTTCTCCGACTGGGACACCTATCGCTCGCTGGCACCGCTGCAAGCGATGCTGTTCCCGGACCGGGCGAGCGACATGGCGCAGTCCCTGGTGAACGACGCCGAGCAGAGCGGATCCTTCCCTCGCTGGGAGCTCGCGAACGCCTCGACCGGGCAGATGACGGGTGACAGCGAGACCGCGCTGATCTCGAGTCTCTATGCCTTCGGCGCAAAGGACTTCGATACATCCACCGCTCTGAACTACATGGTCAAAGGGGCGACCGACGGCGGCACCGGGCTGAACGGATATGTCGAACGGCCAGGGCTCGCGACCTATCTGAAGGACGGGTACGCACCGCAGACCAAAGACTTCCAGGCAGACCACGCGATCGCGGGGGCATCCGTCACCCTCGAGTGGTCGGTAGACGATTTCGCCATCGGACGGTTCGCGTCCGCTCTCGGCCAGACCGACATCGGTTCGCAGTTCCAGACGCGCGGGCAGAACTGGCAGAACCTCTTCAATCCCACGACGGGTTACATCTCGCCGCGCAGCGCAAGTGGACAGTTCGCAGACGGCCCCGGCTACGTCACACCCGGATCCGGACAGTTCGGGCAGGCAGGGTTCGACGAGGGCAACGCCGCGCAGTACCTCTGGCTGGTTCCGCAGAACGTGGCTGGTCTGACCACCGCGCTCGGCGGCGACGCCGCGGTCGCGGATCGGCTGGACAGTTTCTTCACGCAGCTCAATGTCGGTCCCAACGAGCCCTACATGTGGGCAGGGAACGAGCCGAACTTCCAGACGCCGTGGCTCTACAACTACGTCGGCCAGCCGTGGAAGACGCAGCAGGTGGTCGACCGCATCCGCACCACGCTCTTCAGCGATTCGCCGGACGGTGAGCCCGGCAACGATGACCTCGGCGCTCAGTCGAGCTGGTATGTGTGGGCTGCGCTCGGTCTGTACCCCACCACGCCGGGCACCGACCTGCTCACGGTCAACACGCCGACTTTCGACCAGGAGGAGCTCGATCTCTCCGGCGGACGCACGATCACGATCTCCGCGAACGGCGCCTCGACGGGAAGCCGCTACATCTCCGGATTGTCCGTGAACGGCTCGGCGCAGCAGAAGACCTACCTCCCGGAATCGGTGCTGGCGAAGGGTGGCGACGTCGACTTCACGCTGTCGTCGACCCACGACACCTCCTGGGGAACGGCCCCGGATGACGCGCCGCCGTCGTTCGCGGACGGCAGCGCGAGTTTCGTCGCGAACGCTTCGCCGTCGCTCGTGTCGGCGACACCAGGGTCCGCCGCAACGATCATGGTGGCGGCACAGCGACTGACCGGTTCCGACGACTCCTACACCGTGGCGGTCACGGCGCCTGCCGGCCTGAGCGCGGGAAGCATCCCCGTCGGACGCTTCGACACGTCCGGAGCCGGTACGACGCCGATCACGCTGACGGCGGCGAAGAGCACCCCGAACGGCTATTACACCGTCGACGTGGCGGTGACCAGCGGGTCGCGAACGGTGCACGCATCGGTCACGGTGAAGGTCGCGCGCACGTTCAGCATGGCCGCGGCCGCGAACACGGTCGGGACGGCGAGTGAGTCCGACACCGGCGTGGGCGACTTCGATGCGGCCGGCAACAGCTATTCACGTGAACAGCTGGCGTCCGTCGGGCTTGCGCCGGGCGCAACCGGGAAGGTCGGATCGCTGCACTTCACGTGGCCCTCCTCTCCCGAGGGCGCGCCCGACGCCGTGAACCCGACGGGCCAGACCATCGACCTGCAAGGTGAAGTGCACTCGATCGCCTTCATCGGAGCCGGCATCAACGGTGGTGCATCCGACACGGCTGTGGCAACCCTCGACGACGGATCGACGATGCCCGTGGACTTCTCGTTCGGCGACTGGGTGCTGCCGACAAGCGACGGAAGCCCGGCGTTCGGCAACTCCGTGGTGGCCAAGATGAGCCACCGCAACGCCGTCACCCAGGTGCAGGGCGCGTACCTGTTCGCAACGACACCGGCGACCGCGCCCGACGGGCGCACGATCGTGTCGGTGCAGTTCCCGACCGACAGCAAGGAGCGCGTCTTCGCGATCGCGACCGATGTCGCTCCGGCGACGAACACGGCGACGCAGCTGACGACCTCTGCCGCCAGTGTCGCATCCGGCTCGTCGCTGACCCTCACTGCGAAGCTCACTCCGGCACAGGCGGCCGGTTCTGTGGAGTTCTTCGATGGAGGAGCAAGCCTCGGCGACGCGGTCGTGAAGAACGGGAGCGCAACTCTCGCAGTGAAGCCGAAGTCGACGGGCGAACATGACTACCTGGCGTCGTTCTCGCCGAGCGACGACACCGCCTTCATCGCATCATCGTCGGCCGTTGTGCCGGTCACGGTGACCGGGGCGACGCCGCCACCGCACAGAGCGACACTCACGGTCTCGGAGTCCTCGGTGCCGGCCGGCGGATCGCTCTCGGTCTCGGGAACCGGATTCGCAGCCGACTCCGAGGTGGCCATGACGCTGCATTCGCAGCCTCTCGGACTCGGGACCGCGACGACGAACGGCGACGGATCGTTCGTGACCACCGTCACGATCCCGTCGCAGACCGCGCCGGGCAAGCACACGCTCGAGGCGGCCACCTCTGACGGCGTCGCCGTCTCGGTCGAGGTGACGGTGACGGCGAAGGGAACCGCAGCAACCGGCGGCCCCTCATCGGCCACGAGCAACCTGGCGGAGACCGGCAGCAGCGGGATCGTCGAGCTCGCGTTCGCGGCGCTTCTCACGATCGCGCTGGGATCCGTCGCTCTGATCGTCACCTCGCGGGTCCGTCGGAGAAGGCGGACCGTATGA